A DNA window from Streptomyces sp. B21-083 contains the following coding sequences:
- a CDS encoding pentapeptide repeat-containing protein, whose translation MSPGDDVDHRCTPFTPPLLDALLNALRDPATGNARLGDAEFGWATFEGGAGFGSATFEGDAGFGSATFKGGAAFGLATFKGDAVFRSATFEGAAVFEVAIFKRDAEFGSATFEDIAGFGSATFKGTAGFWSATFKGTAGFWSATFKGTAAFESATFKGDARFERATFKDVAGFWSATFEGDAGFESATFKGTAGFESATFKHTAGFESATFKHTARFESATFEVEAVFRSATFEDIAGFESATFKGDAGFESATFKDIAGFESATFERASRLGPLVCASRVRLSGAVFGGPVSLSVAARGLEFRRTRWSSTAELRLRYATVDFAHAVFEYPLTIGAEPDPFVLLNGLQVAEEPLADASDAVVRIASLRGVDAAHLVLADVDLSGCLFTGTVHLDQLRLEGACLFNTVPRSVHRRGWRPARFAQRRTLVEEHHWRARQPAAAPGWQAAPSGVGHVGPLQLAPVYRALRKAFEDGKHEPGAADFYYGEMEMRRQAEDIPRSERSLLTAYWALSGYGLYASRALGWLAAAMLLTILLLMGFGLPGSDPKQEATGTVPPGGGKVTFEIGKDDPHNPTGDRFTGERFEKALNVTLNSVVFRSSGQDLTTTGTYIEMTSRLTEPVLLGLAVLAVRNRVKR comes from the coding sequence TTGTCCCCCGGTGACGACGTCGACCACCGCTGCACCCCCTTCACCCCGCCCCTCCTCGATGCCCTCCTCAATGCCCTCCGTGACCCCGCAACCGGAAACGCACGCCTCGGCGACGCCGAGTTCGGGTGGGCGACCTTCGAGGGCGGCGCCGGGTTCGGGTCGGCGACCTTCGAGGGCGACGCCGGGTTCGGGTCGGCGACCTTCAAGGGCGGCGCCGCGTTCGGGTTGGCGACCTTCAAGGGCGACGCCGTGTTCAGGTCGGCGACCTTCGAGGGCGCCGCCGTGTTCGAGGTGGCGATCTTCAAGCGCGACGCCGAGTTCGGGTCGGCGACCTTCGAGGACATCGCCGGGTTCGGGTCGGCGACCTTCAAGGGCACCGCCGGATTCTGGTCGGCGACCTTCAAGGGCACCGCCGGATTCTGGTCGGCGACCTTCAAGGGCACCGCCGCGTTCGAGTCGGCGACCTTCAAGGGCGACGCCAGGTTCGAGAGGGCGACCTTCAAGGACGTCGCCGGATTCTGGTCGGCGACCTTCGAGGGCGACGCCGGGTTCGAGTCGGCGACCTTCAAGGGCACCGCCGGGTTCGAGTCGGCGACCTTCAAGCACACCGCCGGGTTCGAGTCGGCGACCTTCAAGCACACCGCCAGGTTCGAGTCGGCGACCTTCGAGGTTGAAGCCGTGTTCCGGTCGGCGACCTTCGAGGACATCGCCGGGTTCGAGTCGGCGACCTTCAAGGGCGACGCCGGGTTCGAGTCGGCGACCTTCAAGGACATCGCCGGGTTCGAGTCGGCGACCTTCGAGAGGGCCTCACGCCTTGGGCCATTGGTGTGCGCCAGTCGGGTCCGGTTGTCCGGGGCGGTGTTCGGCGGGCCTGTGAGCCTCTCGGTTGCCGCGCGCGGCCTGGAGTTTCGGCGGACCCGCTGGTCGTCGACGGCTGAGCTGCGTCTGCGCTACGCCACGGTGGACTTCGCCCACGCGGTCTTCGAATATCCGCTCACCATCGGGGCGGAACCCGATCCGTTTGTGCTCCTCAACGGCCTCCAGGTGGCAGAAGAGCCTCTCGCCGACGCGTCCGACGCCGTGGTGCGTATCGCCTCGTTACGCGGGGTGGACGCTGCCCACCTGGTCCTCGCGGACGTCGACCTGTCGGGGTGCCTGTTCACCGGGACCGTGCACCTGGACCAACTGCGGCTGGAGGGTGCCTGCCTCTTCAACACGGTCCCGCGCTCCGTGCACCGGCGGGGCTGGCGCCCCGCACGGTTCGCCCAACGGCGCACCCTCGTCGAAGAACACCACTGGCGGGCGCGGCAGCCAGCCGCAGCTCCCGGCTGGCAAGCGGCCCCATCCGGCGTCGGGCACGTCGGTCCGTTGCAACTGGCGCCTGTGTATCGGGCGCTGCGCAAAGCGTTCGAGGACGGCAAGCACGAGCCTGGGGCCGCCGACTTCTACTACGGGGAAATGGAGATGCGCCGCCAGGCCGAGGACATCCCCCGAAGCGAGCGAAGTCTCCTGACCGCTTACTGGGCGCTGTCCGGCTATGGCCTGTACGCCTCCCGGGCGTTGGGCTGGCTCGCTGCCGCCATGCTCCTCACCATCCTGCTCCTGATGGGCTTCGGGCTCCCGGGCAGCGATCCGAAGCAGGAAGCCACCGGCACCGTGCCACCCGGCGGCGGGAAGGTTACCTTCGAGATCGGCAAAGACGACCCGCACAATCCCACCGGAGACCGGTTCACCGGTGAGCGCTTCGAGAAGGCCCTGAACGTCACGCTCAACTCGGTCGTCTTCCGTTCCTCCGGCCAGGACCTGACCACCACCGGCACCTACATCGAAATGACCTCCCGGCTGACCGAGCCCGTCCTCCTGGGCCTTGCCGTCCTCGCCGTCCGCAACCGCGTCAAACGTTGA
- a CDS encoding DUF317 domain-containing protein produces the protein MLDPGWDQKPLSRGTVEYVSPDGLAGASIDVVSTGPDAETVTLWAGPPGWATRAEATFTARTPKHLIAAAALADPTPVLRYKDALNPRLAQLAQLTPVEPPRPPGPAPLDVQRAAAARRPAAAPARSVRRWTTATPPPAPAVPSRPGLRR, from the coding sequence TTGCTCGACCCGGGCTGGGACCAAAAGCCCCTCTCGCGCGGCACGGTGGAGTACGTCTCCCCGGACGGCCTGGCAGGAGCGAGCATCGACGTCGTCAGCACCGGCCCCGACGCCGAGACGGTGACCTTGTGGGCCGGACCGCCAGGCTGGGCAACCCGCGCCGAGGCGACCTTCACCGCGCGCACGCCCAAGCACCTGATCGCCGCCGCCGCCCTCGCCGATCCCACCCCCGTCCTGCGCTACAAGGACGCACTGAACCCGCGGCTCGCCCAGCTGGCCCAGCTCACCCCCGTCGAACCGCCCCGGCCTCCCGGGCCGGCCCCGCTGGACGTCCAGCGAGCTGCCGCGGCCCGCCGCCCGGCCGCTGCGCCAGCCCGCAGCGTGCGCCGATGGACCACTGCCACGCCCCCGCCCGCACCAGCAGTCCCCTCCCGCCCCGGGCTTCGCCGCTGA
- a CDS encoding HAD-IA family hydrolase produces MTRASASPTGVDAAILDYNGVLGLQPRLDQWQHLARTANWPEHDLSGFKDAVWSARPAYDAGQLSDMAYWAKVLGAHPGPRLLRQLRTADTDMWTTTDDRVLAVLDRAHDNGLPLFLLSNAPLHLSDVLDATDWCRRLMTRDFYSARLQTNKPDPASYRHALTATGARDPRRVLFVDDRADNCQAAQILGLRTLHYTGRIADLEAALLPIPG; encoded by the coding sequence TTGACCCGCGCATCCGCCTCCCCGACCGGCGTGGACGCCGCGATCCTCGACTACAACGGCGTCCTGGGCCTCCAACCTCGCCTCGACCAGTGGCAGCACCTCGCGCGCACCGCCAACTGGCCCGAGCACGATCTCTCTGGCTTTAAGGACGCCGTCTGGAGCGCCCGACCGGCCTACGACGCCGGCCAGTTGAGCGACATGGCGTACTGGGCGAAGGTCCTCGGCGCCCACCCGGGCCCACGCCTGCTGCGCCAACTGCGTACCGCCGACACGGACATGTGGACCACCACCGACGACCGCGTTCTCGCCGTCCTGGATCGCGCCCACGACAACGGGCTGCCCCTGTTCTTGCTGTCGAACGCGCCGCTCCATCTCAGCGACGTCCTCGACGCCACCGACTGGTGCCGCCGGCTCATGACCCGCGACTTCTACTCGGCCCGCCTCCAGACGAACAAGCCCGACCCCGCCTCCTACCGCCACGCCCTGACCGCGACGGGAGCCCGTGATCCGCGGCGGGTGCTGTTCGTCGACGACCGGGCCGACAACTGCCAGGCGGCCCAGATCCTGGGCCTGCGAACCCTGCACTACACCGGCCGGATCGCCGACCTCGAAGCAGCACTGCTGCCCATCCCCGGCTGA
- a CDS encoding MFS transporter encodes MNLIAAPELARSRRLLTGYFAGLGVVMAVFGARMPAVQHTAEVSTGGLAIVLLAAALGMVAGLQAGGRLAHPARLPALLTGGAIALAACLAVLGVCRSLESLLAAAFVFGVAHGALDVAANAAAVRCQDAHGRPIMGRLHASYSLGALTGAAVAAATAHTAHTVVFTGVAVSAAVAAGATTAHTRTLASSGLEPARNPAAQDLGEREGLSRTRLWLLGVLAAATLLGEGAAADWAAVHLHDLGATAATSAAAYGLYSVAMAAGRLAGDRLTVRFGAPAIVRTGAVLAALGLATGLAGSTIAFALLGWTAFGLGLSVTIPSLITAAGADGPRAVATVAVTGYVGLLAGPALIGALATVTALPHALLLPALLAAAVATLAPKALEKTTP; translated from the coding sequence GTGAACCTGATCGCGGCGCCCGAGTTGGCGCGTAGCCGCCGACTGCTGACCGGGTACTTCGCCGGACTGGGTGTGGTGATGGCCGTCTTCGGTGCCCGCATGCCCGCCGTCCAACATACGGCCGAGGTGAGCACCGGCGGGCTCGCCATCGTCCTGCTGGCCGCCGCCCTCGGCATGGTCGCCGGGCTCCAGGCGGGCGGACGCCTCGCCCACCCTGCCCGCCTGCCCGCATTGCTGACCGGCGGCGCCATCGCGCTCGCCGCCTGCCTCGCCGTTCTCGGGGTCTGCCGCAGTCTGGAGAGCCTCCTGGCGGCGGCGTTCGTCTTCGGCGTCGCGCACGGTGCCCTCGACGTCGCAGCAAATGCCGCAGCGGTCCGCTGTCAGGACGCCCACGGCCGCCCCATCATGGGCCGGCTGCACGCGAGTTACAGCCTCGGCGCCCTCACCGGCGCCGCGGTGGCCGCGGCCACCGCCCACACCGCGCACACCGTTGTGTTCACGGGCGTCGCAGTCAGCGCCGCCGTGGCGGCAGGTGCCACGACGGCTCATACCCGGACTCTCGCCAGCTCTGGACTCGAGCCCGCCCGCAACCCTGCTGCACAGGACTTGGGCGAACGCGAGGGCCTGTCGCGGACCCGGTTGTGGCTGCTGGGCGTGCTGGCGGCGGCAACCCTGCTGGGCGAGGGAGCTGCTGCCGACTGGGCCGCCGTCCACCTGCACGACCTCGGCGCGACCGCCGCGACCAGCGCCGCGGCGTACGGCCTCTACAGCGTCGCCATGGCTGCGGGTCGCCTCGCCGGAGACCGGCTCACCGTCCGCTTCGGCGCGCCCGCCATCGTGCGCACCGGCGCGGTCCTGGCCGCGCTCGGCCTCGCCACCGGACTGGCAGGCTCCACCATCGCCTTTGCCCTGCTCGGCTGGACGGCCTTCGGTCTGGGGCTGTCCGTCACCATCCCCAGCCTGATCACCGCCGCCGGCGCCGACGGCCCCCGCGCGGTCGCCACCGTCGCGGTCACCGGCTACGTCGGCCTGCTCGCCGGCCCCGCCCTCATCGGCGCCCTCGCCACCGTCACCGCCCTGCCGCACGCGCTGCTGCTGCCCGCCCTCCTCGCCGCCGCCGTCGCCACCCTCGCCCCCAAAGCCCTGGAGAAAACGACCCCTTGA
- a CDS encoding ATP-grasp domain-containing protein yields MLVVSPGDETDRGYCLEQVAAAYDVVLLTGAEPSWEKPFIVDHAVVDLNDTTALLAAGRALAERHDLAGVVTWDEWNLVPTARLARALGLPSNSVEVMRGCRNKATARTLFARHGVPSAASMKTRTLLEASLATMTLGYPAVIKPAAFAGSIGVIRVDRPEELPAAFAFASAGASRSREDTGVLVEEYLDGPEVSVECVTNCGETTAVAVTRKHLGPAPYVDETGHTVDATDPLLTQVAPIAAAAVKALGITDGVQHVEMRLVDGRPRLIEVNARIGGDMIGHLVRLATGVDLARAAADIACGRAPDLTPTRHQAAAIRFIYPAYSGTLTARRLKEPVGGVERVRFQRQPGDQLVLPQDGGDLYTARIGFLITTGPTTTVAEARAQQAYRHLDVQVAPLPPAALTTREHAA; encoded by the coding sequence GTGCTCGTCGTTTCTCCCGGAGACGAGACCGATCGCGGCTACTGCCTTGAGCAGGTGGCCGCCGCGTACGATGTCGTCCTGCTCACCGGCGCCGAGCCGTCGTGGGAGAAGCCGTTCATCGTCGACCACGCCGTCGTCGACCTGAACGACACCACTGCGCTGCTCGCCGCCGGCCGAGCCCTGGCCGAGCGCCACGACCTCGCCGGCGTGGTCACCTGGGACGAGTGGAACCTCGTCCCCACCGCCCGCCTCGCCCGCGCTCTCGGTCTGCCCTCCAACTCCGTCGAGGTGATGCGCGGCTGCCGCAACAAGGCCACCGCCCGTACGCTGTTCGCCCGCCACGGGGTGCCGTCGGCCGCGTCGATGAAGACGCGGACCCTGCTGGAGGCCAGCCTTGCGACGATGACCCTGGGCTACCCCGCCGTCATCAAGCCCGCCGCGTTCGCCGGCAGCATCGGCGTGATCCGCGTCGACCGTCCCGAAGAGCTTCCCGCCGCATTCGCGTTCGCCTCGGCCGGCGCGAGCCGAAGCCGCGAAGACACCGGCGTCCTGGTCGAGGAGTACCTCGACGGGCCGGAAGTCTCCGTCGAATGCGTTACTAACTGCGGCGAGACCACTGCGGTCGCCGTGACCCGCAAACACCTGGGCCCCGCCCCCTACGTCGACGAGACCGGCCACACCGTCGATGCCACCGACCCGCTCCTGACCCAGGTCGCCCCAATCGCTGCTGCCGCGGTCAAGGCCCTGGGGATCACCGACGGCGTGCAGCACGTCGAGATGCGCCTCGTGGACGGCCGCCCCCGGCTGATCGAGGTCAACGCCCGGATCGGCGGCGACATGATCGGCCACCTCGTCCGCCTGGCCACTGGCGTCGACCTTGCCCGTGCCGCCGCCGACATCGCCTGCGGACGTGCCCCGGACCTGACGCCCACCCGCCACCAGGCCGCGGCGATCCGCTTCATCTACCCCGCCTACTCCGGCACCCTCACCGCCCGCCGCCTGAAGGAACCCGTCGGGGGAGTGGAGCGCGTGCGTTTCCAGCGACAGCCCGGAGACCAGCTCGTGCTGCCCCAGGACGGCGGCGACCTGTACACCGCCCGTATCGGCTTCCTGATCACCACCGGGCCGACCACCACCGTCGCCGAAGCCCGCGCCCAGCAGGCGTACCGCCACCTCGACGTCCAGGTTGCTCCCCTCCCGCCGGCGGCCCTGACCACCAGGGAGCACGCCGCGTGA
- a CDS encoding deazapurine DNA modification protein DpdA family protein, giving the protein MARFPAGPAARQDADDPRRPHRDRDRAAPSPGGDRVAVTRAVGEAAGPTFYLGTHMVNWLTDSDIPLFISRNRLKKRKTFPRARTAWALDSGGFTELQRHGRWTTPAAEYAAEVRRYAEEIGRMAWAAPQDWMCEPWVIFGSRQAPAASPRWFHGTRAARGLSPGDLDQDLDAAIALHQRYTVANLIELRTIAPDLPFIPVLQGWELRHYLHCAQLYADAGIDLAAEPVVGLGSVCRRQATGEIASIVRQFARRGLRLHGFGAKTAGLGAYADALVSADSMAWSMGARRSDPLPGHSHKSCANCWDWASRWYQRVTAQLP; this is encoded by the coding sequence ATCGCTCGCTTTCCTGCCGGGCCAGCTGCTCGGCAAGACGCTGATGACCCTCGCCGCCCTCACCGCGATCGCGATCGTGCGGCGCCGTCGCCTGGCGGTGACCGCGTAGCCGTCACCAGGGCGGTCGGCGAGGCAGCGGGGCCGACGTTCTATCTCGGCACCCACATGGTGAATTGGCTCACCGACAGCGACATCCCCTTGTTCATATCCCGCAACCGGCTCAAGAAGCGCAAGACCTTCCCACGCGCCCGCACCGCGTGGGCCCTGGACTCCGGCGGCTTCACCGAGCTGCAGCGCCACGGCCGATGGACCACCCCCGCCGCCGAGTACGCCGCCGAGGTCCGGCGATACGCCGAGGAGATCGGCCGGATGGCATGGGCGGCTCCGCAGGACTGGATGTGCGAACCATGGGTGATCTTCGGCTCGCGCCAGGCACCGGCCGCAAGTCCCCGATGGTTCCACGGCACCCGCGCTGCCCGCGGCTTGTCGCCCGGCGACCTTGACCAGGACCTGGACGCGGCCATCGCCCTTCACCAGCGCTACACGGTGGCCAACCTGATCGAGCTGCGCACCATCGCCCCGGACCTGCCGTTCATCCCGGTCCTGCAGGGCTGGGAGCTGCGCCACTACCTTCACTGCGCCCAGCTGTACGCCGACGCGGGCATCGACCTGGCGGCGGAACCCGTCGTCGGGCTCGGTTCCGTCTGCCGGCGCCAGGCCACCGGCGAGATCGCCTCGATCGTCCGTCAATTCGCCCGCCGGGGCCTGCGCCTGCACGGCTTCGGAGCCAAGACCGCAGGTCTCGGCGCCTACGCCGACGCACTGGTCTCCGCCGATTCGATGGCCTGGTCGATGGGCGCCCGCCGCTCGGACCCGCTCCCCGGCCACAGCCACAAGAGCTGCGCCAACTGCTGGGACTGGGCCAGCCGCTGGTATCAGCGCGTGACCGCCCAGCTGCCTTAG
- a CDS encoding VUT family protein: MRSFTWPFAGRRSQRAAYGGLLAASYLGTVPAANLLTAHVGTVPVGLGLMAPAGVYLGGLALVLRDLTREVLGPRAVLAAIAVGGAVSWLLAEPRLALASVAAFLLSELLDAAVYEPMRRRGQMVAVAVSNTVGTIADSVIFLSLAFGSLAFLPGQLLGKTLMTLAALTAIAIVRRRRLAVTA; encoded by the coding sequence GTGCGTTCGTTCACATGGCCGTTCGCCGGTCGACGATCGCAACGGGCGGCGTACGGCGGCCTGCTGGCCGCCTCCTATCTGGGCACGGTCCCCGCGGCGAATCTGCTCACCGCCCACGTCGGTACAGTCCCGGTCGGGCTCGGTCTGATGGCTCCGGCCGGTGTCTACCTGGGCGGTCTGGCGCTGGTCCTTCGTGACCTGACCCGGGAAGTACTCGGCCCCCGCGCGGTGCTCGCGGCGATCGCGGTGGGCGGCGCGGTGTCGTGGCTGCTCGCGGAGCCGAGGCTGGCGCTGGCTTCGGTGGCCGCGTTCCTGCTGTCGGAACTGCTCGACGCGGCCGTCTATGAGCCAATGCGGCGTCGCGGCCAGATGGTGGCGGTGGCTGTCAGCAACACCGTCGGCACGATCGCCGACTCAGTGATCTTCCTGTCGCTCGCCTTCGGATCGCTCGCTTTCCTGCCGGGCCAGCTGCTCGGCAAGACGCTGATGACCCTCGCCGCCCTCACCGCGATCGCGATCGTGCGGCGCCGTCGCCTGGCGGTGACCGCGTAG
- a CDS encoding ISL3 family transposase: protein MRAASGSCRCGQSSARVHGRYVRKLRDVAVGGLGVVIELRIRRFRCENTACTAVTFAEQIVGLTTPHSRQTPLLRGVLTRIGLAVAGRAGARLASAVGITVGKDTLLRLVRALPEPEVGEVEVLGVDDFAFRKGRHYGTVLIDMATHRPLHLYEGREGEDLAAWLRDHPEVKVICRDRSSGYAEGARIGAPQAEQVADRYHLWANLGQAVEKTVNGHRSRLAEPPSQPADIPDEPQVVQLPTELKIVTRLREQHAAAHELWQQGMSKAGIGRKLGLHQATVRKLVNAPSADDVVAKSLQRAHVVDPYVGYLHRRWNGGVRNATQLYREIQEQGYPGGELAVQRHLRQYRTGRGHAPDPGPKPPSVREVTSWIMTRPEHLRDEVAGKLHRLRERDPELDRLTLHVRKFAVMMTARHGDRLEDWITEVERDSLAPLAGFARNLRRDFDAVRNGLSLPHSSGAVEGNINRLKMLKRQMLGRASLDLLRKRVLLAR, encoded by the coding sequence GTGCGGGCGGCGAGCGGGTCCTGTCGGTGCGGTCAAAGCTCCGCTCGGGTGCACGGCCGGTACGTGCGCAAGCTGCGTGACGTCGCCGTGGGCGGGCTCGGCGTGGTGATCGAGTTACGTATACGCCGGTTCCGCTGCGAGAACACTGCCTGCACGGCGGTGACGTTCGCCGAACAGATCGTGGGACTGACGACCCCGCACAGTCGGCAGACCCCGCTATTGCGTGGGGTGCTGACGCGGATCGGACTGGCCGTGGCCGGCCGGGCCGGAGCCCGCCTGGCCTCTGCGGTCGGCATCACCGTGGGCAAGGACACGCTGTTGCGGCTGGTCAGAGCCCTGCCCGAACCGGAGGTCGGCGAGGTGGAGGTCCTCGGTGTTGACGACTTCGCCTTCCGCAAGGGCCGTCACTACGGCACGGTGCTGATCGACATGGCCACCCACCGTCCACTGCATCTCTACGAGGGGCGCGAGGGCGAAGACCTCGCCGCATGGCTCCGCGACCACCCCGAGGTGAAGGTGATCTGCCGGGACCGGTCCAGCGGTTACGCAGAGGGCGCACGCATCGGAGCGCCGCAGGCCGAGCAGGTCGCTGATCGCTATCATCTGTGGGCCAATCTCGGCCAGGCGGTCGAGAAGACAGTGAACGGTCATCGCTCCCGTCTGGCCGAACCGCCTTCACAACCCGCAGACATCCCCGACGAACCGCAGGTAGTCCAGCTGCCGACAGAGCTGAAGATCGTGACTCGGCTCCGTGAACAACATGCTGCCGCCCACGAGTTGTGGCAGCAGGGGATGTCGAAGGCGGGGATCGGCCGGAAACTCGGACTGCACCAGGCCACCGTCCGCAAACTGGTTAACGCCCCCTCCGCGGACGACGTCGTCGCCAAAAGCCTGCAGCGTGCGCACGTCGTCGACCCGTATGTCGGCTACCTGCACCGGCGCTGGAACGGTGGCGTCAGAAACGCCACCCAGCTCTACCGCGAGATACAGGAACAGGGCTACCCCGGAGGCGAGTTGGCCGTCCAGCGTCACCTGCGGCAGTACCGCACCGGGCGCGGACATGCACCCGATCCGGGGCCGAAGCCTCCGTCGGTCCGTGAGGTCACCTCATGGATCATGACTCGCCCCGAACACCTGCGGGACGAGGTCGCCGGAAAGCTTCACCGGCTGCGCGAACGCGATCCCGAGCTGGACCGGCTCACTCTTCACGTCAGGAAGTTCGCCGTCATGATGACTGCACGCCACGGCGACCGCCTCGAGGACTGGATCACCGAGGTCGAACGAGACTCCCTCGCCCCACTCGCGGGCTTCGCCCGCAACCTCCGCCGCGACTTCGACGCCGTCCGCAACGGACTGTCCCTTCCCCACAGTTCCGGCGCCGTCGAAGGCAACATCAACCGGCTGAAGATGCTGAAACGGCAGATGCTCGGCCGGGCCAGCCTCGATCTCCTTCGCAAACGCGTCCTGCTCGCGCGATGA
- a CDS encoding PaaI family thioesterase — MQDTTGVRLPFDPAVQGAFTQVLGLVIDAASPLEVRAHLDITADHHNPMGFTHGGVYASVIESVAGIGSALAESEGGGFALGVNNQTDFIRPHVTGRLDVLGRPVQQGRTLQLWAVEMKNADGRLVAQGQVRLYRRPAAG, encoded by the coding sequence ATGCAGGACACGACCGGCGTTCGCCTGCCTTTCGACCCCGCGGTCCAGGGCGCCTTCACCCAAGTACTCGGCCTCGTCATCGATGCGGCTTCACCTCTGGAAGTCAGAGCACACCTTGACATCACCGCGGACCATCACAACCCCATGGGTTTCACCCACGGAGGTGTGTACGCGTCGGTCATCGAGAGCGTCGCGGGGATCGGGTCCGCCCTGGCGGAGAGCGAGGGCGGCGGTTTCGCGCTCGGTGTGAACAACCAGACCGACTTCATACGCCCACACGTCACCGGCCGTCTCGACGTGCTGGGCCGCCCCGTCCAGCAGGGCAGAACCCTCCAACTGTGGGCCGTTGAGATGAAGAACGCAGACGGCCGACTCGTCGCGCAGGGACAGGTACGCCTGTACCGCCGACCCGCCGCCGGGTGA
- a CDS encoding acyl-CoA dehydrogenase, with the protein MSGYKAPVGEYDFLLRHVIDGQHVLDATTGGEVDLDDIREVLSHAGTFASEVLDPLNAIGDRAGNTLTDGKVTTAPGFTEAYKAFAEGGWAGIGLPREAGGEGMPSVVTTAVTEIWSAANMAFAVGPGLTAGAAYALSAAASDEIKKVYLPPLASGRWTGTMNLTEPQSGTDLAGIRTIARPRPDGSWAIKGQKIFISWGDHDLTENIVHLVLARTEGAPEGLGGLSLFVAPKFFPTADGGLGERNTVHTVSLEHKLGIHASPTCVLDYDDATGWLVGAQNRGLEAMFVMMNAARLGVAAQGLGGSDRAFQRAEAYAAERVQGSVAGRPAGTPIAEHPDVRRLLLSMRSTTSAMRALQVQVSAWLDLARAEQSAEAFQLADFFVPILKGWLTENSVQITSDGIQVHGGMGFIEETGAAQYLRDVRILPIYEGTTAIQANDLTRRKLARDGGATAEAAYALVEASLEPLRRHDHPVAKRTVERLDLAIASGREATAALLRQAKNNPRDMLAGGVPYLTQWGLLAGGWMHARILTAALDLPEDADTARRLLDADFYGAHSLSRIDSLTDVIQAGEIV; encoded by the coding sequence ATGAGCGGCTACAAGGCCCCCGTGGGGGAATACGACTTCCTGCTCCGCCATGTCATCGACGGGCAGCACGTCCTGGACGCCACCACCGGCGGGGAAGTGGACCTGGACGACATCCGTGAAGTCCTCAGCCATGCCGGCACGTTCGCCTCCGAGGTCCTCGACCCCCTCAACGCCATCGGCGACCGGGCAGGCAACACGCTCACCGACGGCAAGGTGACCACCGCCCCCGGTTTCACCGAGGCGTACAAGGCGTTCGCCGAGGGCGGCTGGGCCGGCATCGGCCTGCCGCGCGAAGCGGGCGGAGAGGGCATGCCCAGTGTGGTGACCACAGCGGTTACCGAGATCTGGTCCGCAGCCAACATGGCCTTCGCCGTCGGGCCCGGTCTGACCGCCGGAGCCGCCTATGCGCTGTCGGCGGCCGCAAGCGACGAGATCAAGAAGGTCTACCTACCGCCGCTGGCGTCGGGCCGGTGGACCGGCACGATGAACCTGACGGAGCCGCAGTCCGGCACCGACCTGGCAGGCATCCGCACCATCGCCCGGCCGCGCCCCGACGGCAGCTGGGCGATCAAGGGCCAGAAGATCTTCATCAGCTGGGGCGACCACGACCTCACCGAGAACATCGTGCACCTGGTGCTGGCCCGCACCGAGGGCGCGCCCGAAGGGCTCGGAGGACTTTCGCTGTTCGTCGCGCCGAAGTTCTTCCCGACGGCCGACGGCGGCCTCGGCGAACGCAACACCGTCCACACAGTGTCCCTGGAGCACAAGCTCGGCATCCACGCGAGCCCCACCTGTGTCCTCGACTACGACGACGCCACGGGCTGGCTCGTCGGAGCCCAGAACCGGGGCCTGGAAGCGATGTTCGTGATGATGAACGCCGCCCGGCTCGGCGTCGCCGCCCAGGGCCTGGGCGGCTCCGACCGGGCCTTCCAGCGCGCCGAGGCATACGCGGCCGAGCGCGTCCAGGGATCCGTGGCGGGCCGCCCGGCGGGCACCCCGATCGCCGAACACCCCGACGTGCGACGGCTGTTGTTGTCAATGCGCAGCACCACCTCGGCGATGCGCGCGCTGCAGGTCCAGGTGTCGGCCTGGCTCGACCTGGCCCGTGCCGAACAGTCGGCCGAGGCGTTCCAGCTGGCGGACTTCTTCGTGCCGATCCTCAAGGGCTGGCTGACGGAGAACTCCGTGCAGATCACCTCGGACGGCATCCAGGTGCATGGCGGGATGGGCTTCATCGAGGAGACCGGCGCCGCCCAGTACCTGCGCGACGTACGGATCCTGCCCATCTACGAAGGCACCACCGCGATCCAGGCCAACGACCTCACCCGCAGGAAACTGGCACGCGACGGCGGCGCCACCGCCGAAGCGGCCTACGCGCTCGTCGAAGCCTCTCTGGAGCCGCTGCGCCGCCACGACCACCCGGTCGCGAAGCGCACCGTCGAACGACTGGACCTGGCGATCGCCTCCGGCCGCGAGGCCACCGCGGCCCTGCTCCGGCAGGCCAAGAACAACCCACGCGACATGCTCGCGGGTGGTGTCCCCTACCTCACGCAGTGGGGCCTGCTCGCCGGCGGATGGATGCACGCCCGCATCCTGACCGCGGCCCTCGATCTGCCCGAGGACGCCGACACCGCCCGCCGTCTCCTGGACGCCGACTTCTACGGCGCCCACAGCCTCAGCCGCATCGACTCGCTGACCGACGTCATCCAAGCCGGAGAGATCGTATGA